One genomic window of Lentimicrobium sp. L6 includes the following:
- a CDS encoding T9SS type A sorting domain-containing protein: MLQGFSIYPNPVSVHKLKITLHNTDQAESFVILNGARQVVKKEYLSNNNSEVDVSVLNSGIYMVKIQFSNDFYQIEKLIVK, from the coding sequence ATTTTACAAGGATTTTCAATATATCCTAACCCTGTATCTGTTCATAAGCTGAAAATTACCCTTCATAATACCGATCAAGCAGAAAGTTTTGTGATATTGAATGGTGCAAGACAAGTAGTAAAAAAAGAGTATCTTTCAAATAATAATTCTGAAGTTGATGTTTCGGTCTTAAACAGCGGTATTTATATGGTAAAAATTCAATTTAGCAATGATTTTTACCAGATTGAAAAACTTATTGTGAAGTAA
- a CDS encoding AraC family transcriptional regulator, which translates to MNQIIQTLLYLGSIQGFLLSIFLFSIKANIVSNRLLGLLTLIWGIIIAAFALQEEGMYVRFPHLLKVFDQLLFVIFPLLYLQVKYLISNYKRFNPKDLIHFSPWLIIILLNSEFYLSNGEEKFFLLNNMSSYYELLHIASSEIVAIQGVIYSILALRLLSNYQYQIKDYQSNVDKMILKIQYIGISLSLFAWLIGIIGIHLEFFNINIGVDLFNFVYLTLVLIIYVISYSAIKSPEIYKLDVNQINLGSNSNPHKPVKGKGKPFVNDVISEIKNKNVVEELEDPIIEEINTNLLSYFEKEKPYLNPELSLQELADDLDVKRYQLSNIINQKHQKNFYEFVNQFRVEEVKKMMIDPQNKHLKLISLAYDAGFNSKASFNRIFKQTTSMTPSQFIIDHQTNSLV; encoded by the coding sequence ATGAATCAAATTATTCAAACATTATTATACCTAGGTTCTATTCAGGGATTTTTACTTAGTATATTTTTGTTTTCCATAAAGGCAAATATAGTTTCGAATAGATTATTAGGCTTATTAACACTAATATGGGGTATTATTATAGCAGCATTTGCACTCCAAGAGGAGGGGATGTATGTTCGATTTCCTCATTTACTTAAAGTATTTGATCAACTCCTCTTTGTTATATTTCCACTTTTATATTTGCAGGTAAAATATTTGATTTCCAATTATAAGCGATTTAACCCGAAAGACCTAATCCACTTTTCGCCTTGGTTAATCATCATATTACTGAATTCGGAATTTTACTTAAGTAATGGTGAAGAAAAATTCTTTTTACTCAATAATATGAGTTCTTACTATGAGCTTCTTCATATTGCCAGCAGTGAAATTGTTGCGATTCAAGGCGTTATTTATTCAATTCTCGCATTAAGACTATTATCAAATTACCAATATCAAATAAAAGATTATCAATCTAATGTGGATAAGATGATCCTGAAAATTCAATATATCGGTATCTCCCTAAGCCTTTTTGCCTGGTTAATTGGTATTATTGGTATCCATCTCGAATTCTTCAATATTAATATAGGCGTCGATCTTTTTAATTTCGTTTACTTAACTCTTGTATTAATTATCTATGTCATTAGTTATTCTGCTATTAAATCGCCAGAGATATACAAACTTGATGTAAACCAAATCAATCTAGGCTCAAATAGTAATCCTCACAAACCTGTCAAAGGTAAAGGGAAGCCATTTGTAAATGATGTTATTTCTGAAATAAAAAATAAAAATGTAGTTGAAGAGCTCGAAGATCCTATCATTGAAGAGATAAATACAAACCTCCTTAGTTATTTTGAAAAAGAAAAACCCTATTTAAACCCAGAACTGAGCCTTCAGGAACTTGCTGATGATCTAGATGTAAAACGATATCAATTGTCAAATATTATTAATCAAAAACACCAAAAAAACTTTTATGAGTTTGTAAATCAATTTAGGGTTGAAGAAGTTAAAAAGATGATGATCGACCCTCAAAATAAGCATCTAAAATTGATCAGTTTAGCCTATGATGCAGGATTCAATTCTAAGGCCAGCTTTAACA
- a CDS encoding AEC family transporter, whose translation MNETTSLLEGVLVIIAIIFLTTILKKFKILKKEDSKFFANIVLKVTLPAIIFSTLALHTFNVEFLWMALIMATIELLILGLAWLIASLFKFNSGEKGALMLVSAFGMTSMLGYPLIQQIFPGNAMAIEEAVVTSEFGVGLLLFILGPLIAMIYGDAAVKGSAISRSVKQFFASPIFFALVFGFGMSFLPINQTSFAFKTATNFLSIVGAANFLLVGFTIGLIIEFKRMSHVFLFMAIAVLLKLILKPVLAVVLTNSPEFTSMMREIVFIETALPSAILTAVFAKQYNCRPDLVSMAIMVTLVLSVISVSGLFVAFF comes from the coding sequence ATGAATGAAACTACAAGTTTATTAGAAGGGGTCTTGGTGATTATTGCCATTATCTTCCTTACCACAATACTCAAAAAATTTAAAATATTAAAGAAGGAGGACAGTAAGTTTTTCGCTAATATTGTATTAAAAGTGACGCTTCCCGCAATCATTTTTTCAACTCTTGCTCTCCATACTTTCAATGTGGAATTCTTATGGATGGCTTTGATAATGGCGACCATTGAATTGTTGATTCTTGGTTTGGCTTGGTTGATAGCAAGCTTATTTAAGTTTAATTCTGGAGAGAAAGGAGCGCTAATGCTAGTATCTGCTTTTGGGATGACCTCCATGCTTGGCTATCCATTAATACAACAAATTTTCCCTGGTAATGCCATGGCTATAGAAGAGGCAGTGGTCACCAGTGAGTTTGGGGTTGGCCTTCTCCTGTTTATATTAGGCCCACTTATTGCCATGATTTACGGGGATGCCGCAGTAAAAGGAAGTGCCATTTCAAGATCAGTTAAACAGTTTTTTGCCTCCCCCATTTTTTTCGCTCTAGTTTTTGGTTTCGGAATGTCTTTTTTACCCATAAATCAGACTTCGTTTGCCTTTAAAACAGCCACTAATTTTTTAAGTATTGTAGGTGCTGCTAACTTTTTATTGGTAGGATTTACTATCGGTTTAATCATTGAATTCAAAAGGATGAGTCATGTTTTTTTGTTTATGGCCATTGCTGTCCTATTAAAACTTATTCTAAAACCTGTTTTAGCGGTTGTCCTCACCAATTCACCTGAGTTTACCAGTATGATGCGCGAAATCGTATTTATTGAAACCGCATTACCATCGGCCATTTTAACAGCTGTTTTTGCCAAACAATATAATTGTCGCCCCGATTTGGTATCCATGGCCATCATGGTTACCCTTGTTTTGAGTGTGATTTCGGTGAGTGGATTGTTTGTCGCTTTCTTCTAG